The region CTGAAGATCCGCCCGAGCGGCATCTGGAGCCCCGGTAGCAGCGGCGTGGTGAGCACGTCGCCTGCGTCCAGCGCGAGGACGGCCGCCTCGACGAAGCGGTCGCGCACGCGGCGCTGAACGCGAATCGTCTGCGTGTCGGGGTCGATCGTCCAGTACTCGCTGACGCCGCTCCGCTCGTACAGCCGGCGTTTGATCGTCGCGTCGCGCCGGCGCGTGCTCTCGGACGCGATCTCCACCACGAGCTCCGGCACGCCCTGCGCGTTCGCCTTCGTGAGGATGGCTGCCGCGCGCTCGTGCGACATGTACACCAGGTCTGGTTCGACG is a window of Acidobacteriota bacterium DNA encoding:
- a CDS encoding Uma2 family endonuclease, with amino-acid sequence MRATNPAGRLTYDDFVHFPEDDGLRHELIDGEHYVTAAPNVRHQDILGSVHFLIRTWLEDHPAGRVFFAPFDVVISRFDVVEPDLVYMSHERAAAILTKANAQGVPELVVEIASESTRRRDATIKRRLYERSGVSEYWTIDPDTQTIRVQRRVRDRFVEAAVLALDAGDVLTTPLLPGLQMPLGRIFRD